Genomic window (Maylandia zebra isolate NMK-2024a linkage group LG11, Mzebra_GT3a, whole genome shotgun sequence):
actatcacagctatgcagatgacacacaaatatatatcacaatgtcaccaggagaccgaggccctgtacaggctcttggtaaatgcattgaggaaatcaatgactggttgtgccacaattttctccagctaaacaaaaacaaaactgaggtaatagtctttggcgccaaagaaaaacaattacaggtcaccagagaacttcaatctatagatctaaaaaccacaaaccaggcgagaaatgtgggtgtagtgatggatgcagacctaaacttagaaaaacacattaagacaataacaaagtcagcttactatcacctcaagaatatttcaaggataaaagatctgatgtctcaacaggacctggaaaaactagtccatgcattcatctttagtaggcttgattactgtaacagcatctttacaggtctacctaaaaaatcagtcagacaactacagctcattcagaactctgctgctcgagtcctcactaagaccaaaaaagtggagcacatcagtccagctctgaggtccttacactggctgcctgtccgtcagaggatagactttaaagttctgatgctggcctataaagctctgaatggtttaggaccaaaatacatcaatgacctcctgacccagtatgaaccttccagatccctcaggtcatctggatccggtcttttatcagttcccagagtcagaaccagacacggagaagctgcattcagcttttatgctccttatatctggaacaaactcccagaaagcctcagatcagctgaaacactcagtttatttaaatccaggttgaagactcacctgttctcagctgcatttgaataaagcaccaaatccacactttaagcttaaatttcaaaacttacattttaactactgattttatctctgattttatctgttttgattttatatactgttgtttgtttgtttgtttgttaattagttagtttatttgcttgttttaatcaattttaaatcatgctttttatttgttcttgtttctaatgtctctgtaaagcactttgaatcaccttgttgttgaattgtgctatacaaataaacttgtctTGCCTTTAATTACCAAATGATTTCAGGTTTTTACAGGAAACTTGAGGAAATAAAGTCTGAAACAACTGATGAATAAAGAtgcacatcatctgcaaacttaatatTTGTTGAAATTTGCTCATTAATGTTGTTGTTGGACATTAAATCCATTTAACAGTAAAGTTACTGAAGTCTTTAAATTGTTAGCCTGACaataaagaacatttagagtttAAAGGTGTAAAGATGTGAATCGTTTTGGACGTTTCTGTACTGGGAACAAATAAAAGACACCAGCGTCCAGTTTGTCACAGCAAAACAGATTTATTGATGTGTCACTGAGTCCATGATTGACTGGAATAATCATTTTTACAATAAAACTGGTGCATAGATGATTCTGACCAATCAGACTGCAGATTCAACAGTTCAACATGCAAACTCTGCTGACTTCAAACCGGTAAATAATATAAAGCATCAGGATGACGAGGTTACCTGTAAACTTACATTCAGCTCGGTTTAGGACTCCTTAAAGAATAAAATCACACTTGAATTTACATCTTCAGTTATTATAGAAAACTATTCTATCAGCAGCTGATCGTTTATCCCAGAAACCGTAATCTAAGAGCAAACAGTAAATACGAGTTAGCATCACTCTGCTGAAGCTTCTGCAGAGCCGATTATTACAAACACACGAAGCTCAAACACTTTAAATAGTGACAAATAACAGCTCACTCTCCTCAGATTACAATCAAACAGGAAACCAGTGATGCTGCATACTGGTTCCCAACGATCGTAACATTTCCCAGTCAGATCAGCAGGAACATCCTCTGCAAAGTGAAACTTTCTTAAATGCTTAGTTACACATTTGCTTCGGTTTTCAGGACTAAGATGCTGCTGGTTGCTGTTCAGGTGTCTCACCAAGCAGAGCGTGAGACCCTCAGACTAAACTAGAGTACATGTTTTTCTTCTACAGAGCCATAAAATGTGACTGGCAGCTACAGCATGCTTATACGTGAACAGGATGTGTAGTGAAACTAATGAcagtgcagagctgcagagcTCCTGTCCTATATGGGGAAGAGCTCCGGCTCCTTGTAGCAGATATAATGAGCATCCATGCAGCAGTCGTCGTCGCTCCACTCAAAGCCCGTGCCGTTTCCCAGACTCATGATGGTGCACTGGCCTTCCTCCACCCCACCGGGCTCGCCGTCACCCCAGGTGGTGCTGTTGACGCTGTCCCCGTTCACCCAGAACCACTCCCCGTTCAGCGAGCTGCGCCGCATGCCGATCCACACCTCTTGTACAGTGTTGTTAGTTAAAGACCTGTTCTGGTAAAGTTTGCCATAGATCTGTTTCTGGAGGTCGGCGCTTGACAGGCAGAGCAGCTCTAGTTTGCGATCAGCGCAGGCTTTAAAAGATTCACGCCAGTCGCTGGGTTGTTCTTCCAAGTCTAGAACCTCGGGGGTCACGGCGCAGCCCCTGAAATCTGTtcgggaagaagaagaagaaaaggctgAAATCAGAGGTTTCACAAGACTAAACATTAAAGCAAACGTCCGAGGCGTAAAGTTTAGGGTGCAGTCGTTCACATTTATTGGAAGGAAGCAGCTAAAGAGTCGACGCTTGCTTTTTCCCTGGGCTCCTGTTTGCTCTCATCGGGTTCTTTCTTTAAATCTGTTCTAGTTTGTATttcagttgttgttgttatcgCAGCTCCATCACTGCTCTGTGCGTCTGACGTTTGTGTTTCCATTCTTGAGTCCCATTTTTCCCACTTATATAAATCAAAGTTTAGCTTCAAAGGTAAACATTTCTggattctttatttatttctgctttattttgCTGATCATGGCTCACATGTGTGAGCTGCAgcggcgatcgtggctcaagagttggcagtttggaaggttgccggttcgagcccggctcggacagtctcggtcgttgtgtccttgagcaagacacttcacccgttgcctactggtggtggtcagagggcccggtggcgccagtgtctggcagcctcgcctctgtcagtgcgccccagggcggctgtggctacaatgtagctgccatcaccagtgtgtggatgattgtgtaaagtgctttggggtccttagggactagtaaagcgctttacaaatgcaggccattttcaCCATTTATCCTTCTAGTTCAGGCCTCACAACCGTGAGGAACACTCCTGTCCAGACGAAGATCGCCGACAGGCTCCACGGGGAGGGTGGAGTCAGGCTGGCTGTACTGACAGTGCAGCATATTAATGGAAGGTAAACGGGAATGACGCCTGCAGCTCTACAAAACGTGGGAGATCTTCCTGTGGAGTGCACCGAGGCTGGTGTCCAAGCATCAGGAGCCACCTCACGCTCCTACTATCAAAGCACTCCTGAACCCACGACAGCATCAGAGACATCTTATCTGGACTAAAGAGGGAAAGAACGGGACTGTTGCTCTGTCCAAGTTCTCTTGGAAATGAAAGGCAGCATCAGGCTCCCGGACTCTTGACGAGCAGACACTTAGATGCTTGAGTCTGCGGTCGGTGATGATTCGGGGCCGTGTGCCATCTGCTGACGAACTTTAAGGACTTAGCACCCGCCCACAGCTCACCTGACCTGACACCCCAAATCAGTGGGAGAGGCCAAACATCTGACACACCAATCCAAGCTGAAGGCCTGTAAGCAGCTGTGCTTCAGTGAGACCTCAGCAGGACAAGCTGAGCGCTCAGGTGAGCACGCTTCAGAGGCTGGACGTTTCTGTACTGAGAGTCCTGCGACTGATCTCGTCTGATTTTAATGACGTAAGCATCACAATAAAAAGTCTGCATTAAATTACAAACCAAACTTTTTTCatgatctttgtttttttagatgCACGGGTACATATGACGTGTCCTGCACACAGTGGATATTATCACTAACTGTGGAAATCAGCAGCAGTTCCTCACCTGGGCTTGAACTGACGACAGGTGCCTGGTTCCCAAACAAAGTGCTTCCATTGTTCCCGCTAAAGTAGACGGCCATTTTGGAGGAAGTGTGCCAGATGACAGTTTTACCCAAACTCAGAGGAACTTGTATCGAGCTGTAATTAGTCCCCTCCAGTTTCGTCCAGTCTGCACTTGATATGTGGTTATTTCCAACACGAACCCCGTCGGTGACGTTACTGCTGACCACGATCACGGCGTAGTTCTTGGAGATCGTGGATAATGCTGTGACCACAAAGCAGCAGGCAAAGTTTGCTGTTGGGATCAGAGGGAGAAGTAATCCCGGCCGGTAGAGGATGGCTGTGCCGGCTACATCATACGTCGGTGAGCTTGAGGCGTAGGGCGTGACGCTGGTGGAATCGTTCTGTGCCAAAAGTACCATCGTCTCTCCCGCGGCATCCTGGGCCAGAAATGGAGGAACTAAGTACTTCAGCGTCCTGCCTGGGGCTGGCGGCAGAATGGTGTACAGCAGCCCGCAGCTGCAGTAGCGCTGGACGGCGCAGGGGTGGCCAAAGAGGACGGCCACTGGCTTTTCAGCTGTCACGTTTTTAAACCCTGCACTCTCATTCAACCAGATCTGAGCAACCTGGCCTGACTGGAGGGAAACTTCTTGCGTCTTTAATCCTCCGACGTTCACGTTGTTTTGCTGCTGAACACCGTTGACGATGATGATTCTGAACGGGCCTCGCTCCGTCACCGTCTGCACAACTAAGTCCTGATAATTGTTTGTGGGTATTGGTGGGATGAGGTACGTTGTGCCGAGTTTGTCTGTAGGTATGACGACAGCAGTCTGCAGACTGTCTTCTTTACGGCTGATGGCTTGAACGGTGATATCTTTGTTGCTGTCAATGGTCAGAGTTTTGTTGGAGATGTTTCGCTTCCCGAGTTCCAGACTTGCATTCGCGATGAATTTCCAAACAACTCCAGCGTCCAGGACCTGTTGCTTAGAATTGCTGTACTCTTGAACTCGGACTGTTGTCTCGTTTTTCAAAGCAGTGATTATGACCATGTTTGTGGGCGGGCTGGGGTAGTAGCTGGCGATGTTCTCCGGAAACACAACGGTAAAGTTTTGGCCAACGGTGTCGTAAGGCACAGGGCCCGTGGACTCTGGTGaaagaaaacacagcagctgtttaATGAGGAAGAAACAGAACCGTCTTTGTCCTTCCTTTCTACCACATTTTCAGGAATTCTGGTGAAAATTATTCCAAATAAAAAGAGAATTCTGGATGATTCAGCAGAAATATTCtgaaaatcaaaaaccctgcctgatttaaatttggcttgatctatcccagcatcctcctctgtcacaccaaccctctgcatcacctctttcctcctgcctgcagctccatctttaTCCTCCACCCTCAAACCACCTCGTCCCTCTGACTCGTTTCTGATCCTGTCCTTCCCGCTCATGAACATCGAGCCCGTGTCTTTGTCATCGTGCTACGACGTTTGTGTCCATgcatcacagcaggtctcactgACTCACAGAATAAACTGTGCAGGTGATCGAGTGGGTAAATGTAAATGGCATCAAGAACATGTAAAAACACGGACAAAAGATCACAGATTGCAGACTGTATATTAAAGATGGCCGTGGCCGGCCTTTGACACCTTTTGGCCATcaccatttttgtttttaaaccacaGCTGATTATCATATTGAACAGCAGCTAAGCTTGAAAACTTCAGTCAGGTGATCATTTCTATAGCAACAAGCAGACTACAGACTGAACACACCCATCGCCGCCTCAGAGGAAGTGTCCATGCCCCTGAAACAGAGCCCTTCACTTCATTGGCTGGTTTgagagcaggtgggtggagcttctgtTTATTTTCATAAAGACCAAAGAGCAGAAAAGCTGAAGGCTAACAGGGATGACGTTACACTGACACCCTGCTTTTAAGCCGTGTTGAAGCTCGAGCGACACGTTTAAGCCGAGCACAGAAACTCAGGTACACTCGATCAGCTGAGCAGGAATAGAAAAGCCCCCCCTCTGTTGTTATGAAGACGCAGCATCTGCAGCCCTTTTCCCCTTTATCTGCCCGGGTTGACTGCTTTTCCTTTGCAACCCACCACGACCGTGTGTACATGCTTGTCGTCATAGAAACATGTCTGCGACGTCATTATTATGTGACACAAACACTACAGCAAAGGTGGAGGTCGAAGCGAACGTGAGCCCGCCGCTCGGTCTGTGGCTTTCCTCACACTCGTTGTTTGTTAGCCATTTCCTTCGTTCCCGAGTTTCATAAATGGCGGTTTTGATTTTGGTGAACGAGATGCTACCGACCAGCCAATCGGTGGCGTGCAGTCTGACGATGTCACATTTTAGTGCGTGTTTGGATGGCTTGGAGCCCCGGCTAAGCAGGTGCTGAAATAGTACCGGGTACTATGACCTAATGGGAAACCCTGGAAACCGGGGCGAGTGGATCCGAGGAGGTACTaatgcaggggtgggcaactccaggccccgagggccggtgtccctgcaggttttagatgtgtccatgaaccaacacagctgatttaaacggctaaattagctcctcaacatgtcttcagttctccagaggctggtagtgaactaatcatgtgattcaggtgtgttgacccaagg
Coding sequences:
- the LOC112429771 gene encoding uncharacterized protein LOC112429771; this encodes MYPLVLLLLLGARSSESTGPVPYDTVGQNFTVVFPENIASYYPSPPTNMVIITALKNETTVRVQEYSNSKQQVLDAGVVWKFIANASLELGKRNISNKTLTIDSNKDITVQAISRKEDSLQTAVVIPTDKLGTTYLIPPIPTNNYQDLVVQTVTERGPFRIIIVNGVQQQNNVNVGGLKTQEVSLQSGQVAQIWLNESAGFKNVTAEKPVAVLFGHPCAVQRYCSCGLLYTILPPAPGRTLKYLVPPFLAQDAAGETMVLLAQNDSTSVTPYASSSPTYDVAGTAILYRPGLLLPLIPTANFACCFVVTALSTISKNYAVIVVSSNVTDGVRVGNNHISSADWTKLEGTNYSSIQVPLSLGKTVIWHTSSKMAVYFSGNNGSTLFGNQAPVVSSSPDFRGCAVTPEVLDLEEQPSDWRESFKACADRKLELLCLSSADLQKQIYGKLYQNRSLTNNTVQEVWIGMRRSSLNGEWFWVNGDSVNSTTWGDGEPGGVEEGQCTIMSLGNGTGFEWSDDDCCMDAHYICYKEPELFPI